From a region of the Tenggerimyces flavus genome:
- a CDS encoding SDR family NAD(P)-dependent oxidoreductase, whose translation MESFSLEGRVALVTGGNRGLGRVMANALAAAGAEVAVLSRNQAEADKTAGEIEAANGRRARGIGADVTRADDVERAVAAVVDEFGHLDILINNAGVNVRKSIEDFDEESWDLVQDTNVKAPFLFARAAAPHLKASPHGRMINLGSMLGLTALPGRAAYSSSKAAIVNLTRVLALEWAPHGVTVNALCPGPFATDLNIPVLENPELNKWFLDRIPLGRWGNPEELGGAAVFLASDASAFMTGATLVIDGGWTAQ comes from the coding sequence CTCACTCGAAGGCCGGGTCGCCCTGGTCACCGGCGGCAACCGCGGGCTCGGGCGGGTCATGGCGAACGCGCTCGCCGCGGCCGGTGCCGAGGTCGCCGTCCTCAGCCGCAACCAGGCCGAGGCGGACAAGACCGCCGGCGAGATCGAGGCGGCGAACGGGCGGCGCGCACGCGGCATCGGTGCCGACGTGACGCGAGCCGACGATGTCGAACGAGCGGTCGCCGCCGTCGTCGACGAGTTCGGCCACCTCGACATCCTGATCAACAACGCCGGCGTGAACGTGCGCAAGTCGATCGAGGACTTCGACGAGGAGAGCTGGGACCTCGTCCAGGACACCAACGTCAAGGCGCCGTTCCTGTTCGCCAGAGCCGCCGCGCCGCACCTCAAGGCCAGCCCGCACGGCCGGATGATCAACCTCGGCTCGATGCTCGGGCTCACCGCGCTCCCCGGCCGCGCCGCGTACTCCTCGAGCAAGGCCGCGATCGTCAACCTCACCCGCGTCCTCGCGCTCGAGTGGGCGCCGCACGGCGTCACGGTGAACGCGCTCTGCCCGGGACCGTTCGCGACCGACCTGAACATCCCGGTGCTCGAGAACCCCGAGCTGAACAAGTGGTTCCTCGACCGCATCCCGTTGGGACGTTGGGGAAACCCCGAGGAGCTCGGCGGCGCGGCCGTCTTCCTCGCGTCCGACGCGTCCGCGTTCATGACGGGCGCCACGCTCGTGATCGACGGAGGTTGGACGGCCCAGTGA
- a CDS encoding sugar phosphate isomerase/epimerase family protein: protein MTRIGLATSGTTFSFGLHPKAARPRINAHTLMDKAQARGLVGIELPDRMIDNPEAVRQDATERGMFVTVDTGGYEPDALARVIELAGQVGSPVVRTVVGGAKIGGDRRPLAGRWQPFLDDVRAKLKVAAAEAERAGVTLCVENHQDLASEELLQLCEEIASPFFGINLDTGNPLATAEEPIDYFRRVAPHVKNVHLKDYWTWWSDEGFLLVRSPLGQGLVDFPVLLDLLAPAVPDVPMSIELGALEARNIRVFAPDFWPDYPPRTAAQLAEALRVVRANAKPDGDWRTPYERGESPEAIEAYEQRQLTESVEYVRGLVASR from the coding sequence GTGACACGGATAGGACTCGCCACCTCCGGCACCACGTTCAGCTTCGGCCTGCATCCGAAGGCCGCCCGCCCGCGCATCAACGCCCACACCTTGATGGACAAGGCGCAAGCCCGTGGCCTTGTCGGCATCGAGCTGCCCGACCGGATGATCGACAACCCCGAGGCCGTCCGGCAGGACGCGACCGAGCGAGGGATGTTCGTCACGGTCGACACCGGCGGGTACGAGCCGGACGCGCTCGCGCGCGTGATCGAGCTGGCCGGCCAGGTGGGGTCACCGGTCGTACGGACCGTCGTCGGCGGCGCGAAGATCGGCGGCGACCGCCGCCCCTTGGCCGGGCGCTGGCAGCCGTTCCTCGACGACGTCCGGGCGAAGCTGAAGGTGGCCGCCGCGGAGGCCGAACGCGCGGGCGTCACCCTCTGCGTCGAGAACCACCAGGACCTCGCCTCGGAGGAGCTACTCCAGCTGTGCGAGGAGATCGCCTCCCCGTTCTTCGGCATCAACCTCGACACCGGCAACCCGCTCGCCACCGCAGAGGAGCCGATCGACTACTTCCGGCGGGTCGCGCCGCACGTGAAGAACGTGCACCTGAAGGACTACTGGACCTGGTGGAGCGACGAGGGCTTCCTGCTCGTGCGCTCGCCACTCGGGCAGGGGCTGGTCGACTTCCCGGTGCTGCTCGACCTGCTCGCCCCCGCCGTTCCGGACGTGCCGATGTCGATCGAGCTGGGTGCGCTGGAGGCGCGGAACATCCGCGTGTTCGCGCCGGACTTCTGGCCGGACTACCCGCCGCGTACGGCTGCGCAACTGGCCGAGGCACTGCGCGTGGTCCGCGCGAACGCCAAGCCGGACGGGGACTGGCGGACGCCGTACGAGCGCGGCGAGTCGCCGGAGGCGATCGAGGCGTACGAGCAACGCCAGCTCACCGAGAGCGTCGAGTACGTACGAGGGCTGGTGGCGTCCCGATGA
- a CDS encoding SDR family NAD(P)-dependent oxidoreductase yields MTVEGKVALVTGSSRGLGRAYALALAAEGADVAIHDVDTTAAARFGEAASGPAVADEIKALGRRSGFFAADLTDAEQTARLVADVVETFGTLDILVNNAGGDMGATTPRPDPNDALDIDPADIRAVVDRNVLTTMFACKYAGLHMREQRTGKIINVGSVAGHAPARNGIVYAAAKAANSHYTRCLAEQLRPFDVNVNCLAPAATYTGRFLATREVRDQSELSRLQRIAEPGDMAAIVLFLAGPASDYLTGETIVCW; encoded by the coding sequence ATGACCGTGGAGGGGAAGGTCGCGCTCGTCACCGGGTCCAGCCGCGGGCTCGGCCGCGCCTACGCGCTGGCGCTGGCCGCCGAGGGCGCGGACGTCGCGATCCACGACGTGGACACGACGGCCGCCGCGCGGTTCGGCGAGGCGGCGTCGGGGCCGGCGGTGGCCGACGAGATCAAGGCGCTCGGCCGGCGTTCGGGCTTCTTCGCGGCGGATCTCACCGACGCCGAGCAGACCGCGCGGCTCGTCGCGGACGTGGTGGAGACGTTCGGAACGCTGGACATCCTCGTCAACAACGCCGGCGGCGACATGGGCGCGACCACGCCGCGGCCGGACCCGAATGACGCGCTCGACATCGACCCGGCCGACATCCGCGCGGTCGTGGATCGGAACGTGCTGACGACGATGTTCGCGTGCAAGTACGCCGGCCTGCACATGCGTGAGCAGCGGACCGGCAAGATCATCAACGTCGGTTCCGTCGCCGGCCACGCCCCGGCGCGGAACGGCATCGTCTACGCCGCGGCCAAGGCGGCGAACTCGCACTACACGCGCTGCCTGGCCGAACAGCTCCGGCCGTTCGACGTGAACGTCAACTGCCTCGCCCCGGCCGCCACGTACACCGGGCGCTTCCTCGCGACCCGCGAGGTGCGCGACCAGAGCGAGCTGTCCCGGCTGCAGCGGATCGCCGAACCGGGCGACATGGCCGCGATCGTGCTGTTCCTCGCCGGTCCCGCCTCGGACTACCTGACCGGCGAAACCATCGTCTGCTGGTGA
- a CDS encoding peptide ABC transporter substrate-binding protein: MKQRRLASVLTLAAAFGLVAAGCGGNGGGNGGNGGEDPGAETGTVISIGIAEPRHLLPPNTTETSGAQVLAALFSPLVGFDAENKPVLNVAESVESSDNKVWNVKIKDGWTFHNGEKVTSDSFIDAWNYGAYSPNGQGGNYFFQRIDGYADMNTSDPDGDGPKAAPKPKADKLTGLKKTDDLNFTITLSDPFADWKSVMGYTVFYPMPKAAFTDLKAYEEAPIGNGPFKLKGKWEHDKQVEVEAYDKYAGEEKPKVAGVKFTIYQDPATEYRDLLAGNHDVMKSIPTAELANAQTDLPERFAQSSSSGYQMLAFPTYDPIFKKVEIRKAISMAIDREAIVKTIFQGSQDVARSFVSPVVPGFRDNTCGEACELDAAKAKDLLAQGGGIPGNKLTITYNSDGDNKPWVDATCNQIQQNLGVQCTSAPEPAFADLLEKVDADKAVGMFRMGWIFDYPSMENYLGPLYACKGSSNYYGYCNEEFDKLVADGSKATTPEDSIKLWQQAEDILVRDLPVLPLRFGKNNFGWSENVKDVELDAFQRVNLIKIAPAG, encoded by the coding sequence ATGAAACAACGGAGGCTCGCCAGTGTCCTGACGCTGGCCGCGGCGTTCGGATTGGTCGCCGCCGGGTGCGGCGGCAACGGCGGCGGGAACGGCGGCAACGGGGGCGAAGACCCAGGCGCCGAGACCGGCACCGTGATCAGCATCGGTATCGCCGAGCCGCGGCACCTGCTTCCGCCGAACACGACGGAGACGAGCGGCGCGCAGGTCCTCGCCGCGCTGTTCTCCCCTCTCGTCGGCTTCGACGCGGAGAACAAGCCGGTCCTGAACGTCGCCGAATCGGTCGAGTCGAGCGACAACAAGGTCTGGAACGTCAAGATCAAGGACGGCTGGACCTTCCACAACGGCGAGAAGGTCACGTCCGACAGCTTCATCGACGCGTGGAACTACGGCGCGTACAGCCCGAACGGCCAGGGCGGCAACTACTTCTTCCAGCGCATCGACGGCTACGCCGACATGAACACGTCGGACCCCGACGGCGACGGCCCGAAGGCGGCGCCCAAGCCGAAGGCGGACAAGCTCACCGGCCTGAAGAAGACCGACGACCTCAACTTCACGATCACGTTGAGTGACCCGTTCGCCGACTGGAAGTCGGTCATGGGCTACACGGTCTTCTACCCGATGCCGAAGGCGGCGTTCACCGATCTCAAGGCGTACGAAGAGGCCCCGATCGGCAACGGTCCGTTCAAGCTCAAGGGCAAGTGGGAGCACGACAAGCAGGTCGAGGTCGAGGCGTACGACAAGTACGCGGGCGAGGAGAAGCCGAAGGTCGCGGGCGTCAAGTTCACGATCTACCAGGACCCGGCGACCGAGTACCGCGACCTTCTCGCCGGCAACCACGACGTGATGAAGTCGATCCCGACCGCTGAGCTCGCCAACGCCCAGACCGACCTGCCGGAGCGGTTCGCGCAGTCGTCCTCCTCGGGCTACCAGATGCTGGCGTTCCCGACGTACGACCCGATCTTCAAGAAGGTCGAGATCCGCAAGGCGATCTCGATGGCGATCGACCGCGAGGCCATCGTCAAGACGATCTTCCAGGGCAGCCAGGACGTCGCCCGTTCGTTCGTCTCCCCCGTGGTCCCCGGGTTCCGGGACAACACCTGCGGCGAGGCGTGCGAGCTCGACGCGGCCAAGGCCAAGGACCTGCTGGCGCAGGGCGGCGGCATCCCGGGCAACAAGCTGACGATCACCTACAACTCCGACGGCGACAACAAGCCGTGGGTGGACGCGACGTGCAACCAGATCCAGCAGAACCTCGGCGTGCAGTGCACCAGCGCACCCGAGCCGGCGTTCGCCGACCTGCTCGAGAAGGTCGACGCGGACAAGGCCGTCGGCATGTTCCGGATGGGCTGGATCTTCGACTACCCGTCGATGGAGAACTACCTCGGCCCGCTGTACGCCTGCAAGGGTTCGTCGAACTACTACGGCTACTGCAACGAGGAGTTCGACAAGCTCGTCGCCGACGGCAGCAAGGCCACCACGCCCGAGGACTCCATCAAGCTGTGGCAGCAGGCCGAGGACATCCTC